A single genomic interval of Anopheles marshallii chromosome 2, idAnoMarsDA_429_01, whole genome shotgun sequence harbors:
- the LOC128708103 gene encoding growth hormone-regulated TBC protein 1-A, which yields MAVSKFSDVDEYGFKREPDFDYQSYENIMSSYLTVLTTRSMRWQKFLKSADMLKNRSKLKRFVRKGVPGSLREEVWMKTSGAHELQQQQPNLYQTLLTYEFDQEISDQIKLDLPRTFPDNIHFEQYQLSLYNVLIAFAHHNRTVGYCQGLNYIAGLLLLVTKNEVSSFWLLKVVVENIVPLYHTKTMENLITDIEVLSELIRQRAPDVHRHIFDLGLPWPVIATKWFICLYAEVLPTETVLRIWDCLFLEGNKILLRVGLTAVVQLRQDLLATDDISNLIGLFRSLEKSHVLMDCHEFMKSIFKVPGNLRRSQLDALRQRFYNERMASKSKVS from the exons ATGGCTGTGTCGAAGTTCAG TGATGTTGACGAATATGGATTCAAGCGGGAACCGGATTTCGACTACCAGTCGTATGAAAATATCATGTCCAGCTATCTAACGGTACTAACGACACGCAGTATGCGATGGCAAAAGTTTCTCAAGAGTGCGGACATGCTAAAGAACCGTTCCAAATTGAAACGGTTCGTTCGGAAAGGAGTGCCAGGTTCGCTCCGGGAAGAAGTATGGATGAAAACGTCCGGTGCGCATGaactacagcaacagcaaccgaaCCTCTATCAAACTCTGCTTACATATGAGTTCGATCAAGAAATAT CGGACCAAATCAAACTCGATCTCCCAAGAACATTTCCGGACAATATCCATTTTGAACAGTATCAATTAAGTTTGTACAACGTGCTGATTGCGTTTGCCCACCACAATCGCACGGTTGGGTACTGTCAGGGCCTAAACTATATTGCAG GTTTATTATTGTTAGTGACTAAGAATGAAGTGTCTTCGTTCTGGCTGCTAAAAGTGGTGGTCGAGAACATCGTACCGCTATATCATAccaaaacgatggaaaatctCATCACCGATATTGAGGTGCTCAGTGAACTGATCCGTCAGCGTGCCCCGGATGTCCATCGGCACATCTTCGATTTGG GACTGCCATGGCCTGTGATAGCAACCAAATGGTTCATCTGCCTGTACGCTGAAGTACTTCCAACGGAGACCGTGCTGCGGATATGGGACTGCCTGTTTCTCGAGGGGAACAAAATCTTGCTCCGCGTAGGGCTTACGGCAGTGGTGCAGCTGCGACAAGATTTGTTAGCGACTGATGATATCTCCAATCTGATCGGACTGTTCCGTTCGTTGGAAAAATCGCACGTACTCATGGACTGTCACGAGTTCATGAAAAGTATCTTCAAGGTGCCGGGTAATTTGCGTCGCTCGCAACTAGATGCACTTCGGCAGCGGTTCTACAACGAACGGATGGCCAGCAAGAGTAAAGTTTCCTAG